The Nocardia sp. NBC_01329 sequence ACACGAGCGCGACGACCCCGGAGGAGATGACCCGGCTGTTGTCCGCGCTGTGGCGCGGACAGGTGCTGTCCCGGGAGCAGACGGATTTCGCCTGTTCGGTGATGCGCCGCCAGGTCTGGCCGCATCGGATCGCCGCCGGATTCCCTCATCGCGGTGTCGCCGTGGCCGGTAAGACAGGAACCATCGGCATCATCCGCAACGAGGTCGCCGTGGTGGAGTTCCCGGGTGAACATCCGGTCGCGGTAGCCGTTTTCACCCGCGCCGCCCGCGCCGATCCTGCCCTGCCCGCGGTGGATGCGGCGATCGCCGAGGCGGCGCGCATAGCGGTCACCGAACTGCGCCGGGCCCTGCCCGCCGCATGACCGGGGGCCCGGCCGCCTGTCGAGTCACGTCCGCGCGGCCGCCACCGGAAACCGGACCGCCGGATCACCGTCGCGCCGGATCACGCCTTGGTGATCAGTAGATCCACTCGGTAGTCGCCCACCGGAATCGTCCCGCTCGGCGGCCGCGCAGGACGGAGTGCCACCAGCTCGATCCGGTAGTCGTTCACGTTCGCACCGGTGCCGAATCGCCGGCTGGTATGCAGTTCCGGACGGGACCGCTGTCCGCCGACGCTCACCTCGATCACCACCGTCGCATCCCCTTCCCATACGCACGCGGTGGCGGCCGGACATCGGCTGTCGGCCGGTATCCCGGCGAACGAGGCGATCATCCGGTCGTCGTCGAGACTCGCCACGACACCGGCGGACAGCGTGAACGGTGTTCCGAGTTCCGCGGTCACCGGGGAGGTCGGAGGTTCGGCCGAGGCACCGCAGCTCATGGATGCCAGCAGTAGTCCCGCCAGGATCGGACACGACAGGAATTTCCAGGGCGACATGTGCCGATCCTGGCAGAGAAGTTCGTCCCGTAGGTGGCGGTCGCGGTCAGTCGAGCTGATCGGCTTTGCCGCGCAGGTATCGCTGTTCGACGCGGTTGCCGGTCAGGTCGGCGGCTCGGCGGAAGAGTTCGGCCGCGGTGGTCCGGTCGCCGAGTTGCTCCAGGAGGTGGGCGCGGACGGCGTGTTCGCGTTGCCGGGTGAGCGGGTTGCGGTCGAGGTGATGGTGTCGGTTGAGGTCGTCGAGCAGGGCCAGACCCCGGGTGGGGCCGTGAGCGTGGGCGACAGCCACCACCCGGGCGAGTTGTACGGGCGGGGTGGGAGTGAGGCGTTCGAGCCAGAGATAGAGCATCGCGATCTGGGGCCAGTCGGTGCGGCCCGGCTCGGCGGCGGCGTGTACCGCGGCGATCGCTGCCTGCAGTCGGTAGGGGCCGGCCGGGGCGCGGTTCCAGACACTGTCGATGAGCGCTGTTCCCTCCTCGATCATTTCGCGGTTCCACCGGCCGGGGTCCTGATCGGCGAGGGGTATGAGTTCGCCTGCGTCCGTGCGCGCTGTGCGGCGGGATTCGGTGAGCAGCATGAGCGCGAGCAGACCGGTCGCTTCCGCGTCGTCGGGGAGGGCGGTGTGCAGCAATCTGGTCAGCCGGATGGCTTCGTCGGTGAGGTCGACCCGGGTGAGTCCGGGACCGGCGGTGGTGGTGTAACCCTCGTTGAAAATGAGGTAGAGCACGCGTAGGACCGCGGTTATCCGGCTGTCGCGGTCGGTGCCGGTGGGCAGGGTGAAGCGGGCACCGACCTTGGCGAGTTGTTGTTTGGCGCGGCTGATCCGGGTGCCCATGGTGGTTTCGGTGGTGCCGTAGGCATGGGCGATCTCGGCGGTGGTCAGACCGCCGACCGCGCGTAGCGTGAGTGCCACCTGGGAGATGTGGCCGAGGGCGGAGTGGCAGCACAACATCAGCAGGGCGAGGCTGTCGTCGGTGTCTGTGGCGTGCGCCGCTCGGCCGGGTTCGGTCATGGCCGATTCGGCGGTGCCGGCTTCCAGTTCGCGTCTGCGGCGAGCCTGCTCGGAGCGCAGCAGATCGATCATCCGCCGGTATCCGATCCGGATCAGCAGGCTGCGCGGGTTGTCCGGGATCCCTTCGACCGGCCACGTGCGTGCGGCGGTGAGCAAGGCTTCCTGTACGGCGTCCTCGGCGATATCGAAACGTCCGAAGCGGCGGACCAGCGCACCGAGGACCTGCGGCGCTTCGGTGCGCAGCAGGTCCTCGATCTCGCGGGTCATGCGGTGAAGTCTTCACCCATGATCGGGCGGATCTCGATCGGTTCGCCGAGCGCTTCGACTATGCGGGTGGCGATCTCCACGGCCCGTTCATGGCCGGCGACGTCGATCACGGCGAAGCTGGCCAGGACTTCTTTCAGTTCGGCGAACGGCCCATCGGTGGCCACCACACCGTCAGCGTTTTTGCGGACGGTGGAGCTGACGGCCGGGTGACCGAGCCCCTCGCTGGAAACGAGCTCGCCGGCGGCGGTCAGTTCTTGTTCCAGCTGCTGGTAGGTAGCGAACGCCGCCAGCGCCTCCGCCGAGGGGGTCTCGGCGGTCGCGGCATCCCATGCGGTGGCCGGGGTGTAGCCGAGCAGCAGGTATTTCACGATGTCCTCCGATGTGGTGGGTTCTTGTCGCCACGGTAACCGGTGTGCGGGCGTCGTCGGCTCAGGCGGGACGCTGGGAGACCGCGAGCACTGTGATCCAGGTGAAGGCGATGAGGCCGTTGATCGCGATCTGAATGCTCATATGTTCGGGCGACACGGGCACCAGCAGAACGAGTCCGGCAACCGCGCTGGCGACAGCGGGAACAACCGCGCGGCGGCGGGCGCATCGCACGCACAGCACAAGTGCCGCGATCGCGAGCGCCGTGAAAGCCACCGCTGCGACGGCCGTGTGCGTGATGCTGTGCCAGGACATCTGCGCGACCGGCTCGTCGGGGGTGCCGGCCGGGAAACCGTTCTCCGGATCCATGGTGAATATGCCTGCCGCGACGAACCCGATTCCGAAGATTCCGACCAGGATCGGCAGCGCCCGCC is a genomic window containing:
- a CDS encoding YciI family protein — its product is MKYLLLGYTPATAWDAATAETPSAEALAAFATYQQLEQELTAAGELVSSEGLGHPAVSSTVRKNADGVVATDGPFAELKEVLASFAVIDVAGHERAVEIATRIVEALGEPIEIRPIMGEDFTA
- a CDS encoding RNA polymerase sigma factor codes for the protein MTREIEDLLRTEAPQVLGALVRRFGRFDIAEDAVQEALLTAARTWPVEGIPDNPRSLLIRIGYRRMIDLLRSEQARRRRELEAGTAESAMTEPGRAAHATDTDDSLALLMLCCHSALGHISQVALTLRAVGGLTTAEIAHAYGTTETTMGTRISRAKQQLAKVGARFTLPTGTDRDSRITAVLRVLYLIFNEGYTTTAGPGLTRVDLTDEAIRLTRLLHTALPDDAEATGLLALMLLTESRRTARTDAGELIPLADQDPGRWNREMIEEGTALIDSVWNRAPAGPYRLQAAIAAVHAAAEPGRTDWPQIAMLYLWLERLTPTPPVQLARVVAVAHAHGPTRGLALLDDLNRHHHLDRNPLTRQREHAVRAHLLEQLGDRTTAAELFRRAADLTGNRVEQRYLRGKADQLD
- a CDS encoding DUF998 domain-containing protein, which encodes MTFAATTPTTVRAPSRVTEGLLLAGAAAGPLFFASAITQMLTRDGFDITRHPISQLATGDLGWIQILTFITAGVGALALAAGLGRTLREGTGRRALPILVGIFGIGFVAAGIFTMDPENGFPAGTPDEPVAQMSWHSITHTAVAAVAFTALAIAALVLCVRCARRRAVVPAVASAVAGLVLLVPVSPEHMSIQIAINGLIAFTWITVLAVSQRPA